In Streptomyces sp. 71268, the DNA window TGTGGCGGTCACGGCATCGGGGAGCGGCCCCGGTGCGGTACTCGGAGCCGTCATCCGAAGGCTGCCCTTTTCTTGATCTGGCGCTGTACGGCGCGGGCCCTGCGGGCCACCTTGCGCACCGTGGGGTTGCGCGGCAGGAACGAGAGGTGGGAGGGGACCGCGCCGGGCAGACCGAGCGCGGTCAGGCGGCGGCGCTTGAAGTACCGCCAGGTGTGGGCGTTGAGCTTGGCGGAGAGGTAGCGCTCGGCGGCCGGCCGCAGGTCCGGGTAGATCTTCGCCTGCATGGCGAAGCCGACGGCGGTGACCAGGCCGGTCAGCTCCTTGCCCGCGCGGTCGCCGGGCGGTGCCTGCCACGCCTGGACCGCGGCGTGGTCGTCCAGGTTGGGCAGCAGCGCGTCCACGATGGTCACCGGCACGCGGTTGCTGTTCTGGTACGGCGTCAGCCGCTCCAGCAGGATCTCGGTGCCGGTGCGGGCGACGGGCAGGCCGTACAGGGCGCTCGCGGTGATCAGCGCGGTGGAGAAGCAGCCGACGACGAGCGAGGGCCGGGTGCGCTGGTAGAGGACCTCGGCCAGCACCGGCGAGTCCACCACGGTCAGCTCGGCGCCGAGCGTGCTCGCCTCCGTCTCGAGGAGGCGCGACCAGCGGGCCGGCGCGGTCGGGTGCGGCTTGAAGACCACCTCGCGGTGGCCGAGCCTGACCACTCCGCGCAACATCCGGACGTGCAGTTCCTCCTCCTCCTGCGGAGTGAGGATGTCGAGTGCCGACAGGTACTGGCCGAGCAGCAGCGCCGGGCCCTTGGTGCCGGGGACCGCGTCCGGGACGGTGACCTCGGGGGAGACCCCGGCGATCTCGTCGAGCACCTTGGTGAAGTGGTCGGTGGGCACGATCTCCGACGGGACGCCGAACTCGGTCAGCAGCAGCGGCTTGAGCCCCGGGACCAGGTCCAGGTGGAGCAGCCTGCGCACCCGCGTGCCGACCAGCGGGGAGAGCTTGTTGCGGGTCGGCCCGTAGCTCATCAGGCCGTCCGCGTAGACCTCAAGCGGGGCGTTGGGGAACAGCCTGGCCACCGCGAGGGCCGGGTTGACCTGGATCGATTCGAGGACGAGTTCGATGTCGTCGTCGCCCAGGCCCCACAGCAGGCGCAGGTGCCGCTCCCACAGCGGCGCGTCGTCCGCGCGCGGGGACCAGCCGCCGGGGTGGAACGGGCTGATGGTCTCGTTCCAGGACAGCACGCCGTCGAACCGGGTGCGCAGCACCTCGAAGCCGGGCATCTCGTCCAGGCTCGGGGTGGTCTCCGGGATGGCCGCGTTGTTGCTGATCAGCAGCAGTCGGCGGTCAGCCTCGGCGAAGCAGTCCGCGTCGATGGCGGCGGCCAGCGTGGCGGCGCCGTACAGCGTGGACGCGAAGAAGATCTGGGTGCGGTTACGCGTGTTCATCAGACCGCGACCTCCGGGCCGACGGGGCGGCGGCGCAGCTTGCGCAGCCGGGCGGCGCGATCGTAGTCCATCGCGTCGAGCGCCTCGTTCAGCACCTGCTGCGGCATCCGCTTCATCGCCGCCGCGCTCATGATGCGCAACTTACGTGCCACGGCCGGTTCAAACCTTTCAATGCCACCAAGGTGATGGGAAATGATCGCACAATAGGTGCGCACGGCCTTCGGAAGGAAACGCGCGGCTTCCCGATCGCGCGACGTTTCCTCGATCACCTGGTCGAACGCGCGAATGAAATCGAGCTGCCGGACGTCGCCGATCTGCGTGAGCGACGAGGCGACCCCGCGCCGGTAGAACACCCCGAGCATGCCCAGGACCGCGAATGACTTGGCCTCGCGGTGCAGTTTCCAGATCCACGGCCGGTCCTCGGCGGTCCGCAGCCCGTCCCGGAAATGCAGCAGCCCGTCGTCGAGCAGCCGCCGGTGGTACATGCCGGCCCAGGCGAAGGCGTAGTCGACGGAGGTGGAGCGGTCGGACGGCAGGATCACGTCGCGCGGATTGAGCACCGTGTTGCGCAGTCCGACCGGCACCCGGTGGATGGAGCGCGCCCGGTTGGTCACCTGCACGTGGTCGGTGCGCACGAAGTCGCAACCCAACTCCTCCATGGCGGCAAGGAGTTGTTCGTAATACCCGGGGGCGAGCCAGTCGTCCCCGTCGAGGAAGGTCAGGTACTCGCCACGTGCCGCGTCCAGACCCGTGTTGCGCGCGGTGGCGAGCCCGCCGTTCTGTTCGTGCCGTACGAGGACCGCCCCGGGCAGGTCGCGCTCGGCGCGCTCCAACAGCTCGGGGGTCCCGTCCTGTGAACAGTCGTCGACGAGAATGAATTCGAAGTCCTCCCGCGCGTTGGCGCGCAGACTTCTCAGTGTGTCTGGTGCGTAGGTCTGCACGTTGTAGAACGGCACGATGACGGAGAGCTTAACCACTCGGGTGACGGTAGGTGTCCGCCCGGCATTCGTCTTGACCTATGGCCTACGAGAAGGTGAACGAAGGAAGGCGGAATGGTTAACCCGCTGCTCTCGCGGCCGGGTTCGCCAACAGTCGACATGCTGTTAACCGTTTGTTGCGTCTGTGTTGGGCCGTGACTCGCAAACCCTTCCTAGCGTCAGCGACGTGCCCACCCGTACCAATTCCCAGCCTCGTGTGGCCGTTCTCGCAGATTCCGACACTCGGTGGAAGTGGGGCGCGCTCACCGCACACCGCGTCGCACCGGACCACCGTCTCGACGGATACCTGCTGCGAGGACGCGCGACCCCCACCGCCCGTCAGCTCTCCGAGGTCGGGGTGCGCGCGGACGCCATGCGCGAGGTCACGGGCATCGAGTTCCTCCACGCGATAGAGCGCGAGCGCTACGACGCCGTGGTGCTCTCCTGCGTCGGCGGCGGCGTCCAGGCCATGCTGCACGCCCTCGGTCACGCCCTGCGCGACGCCGACCACCGCCCGGTCCTCATCACCGGCTACGTGGGTGTCGTCTACGAGAAGCTCGCCGACGGCCTGCTGCTGCGCAACGGCGCCGACATCGTGCTGGCCAACAGCCGCTACGACGCCGAGCGCTTCCGCGAGGTCTACCGCGGCGTCGGCGCCGACCCCGACGTGGTCGTCGAGTGCGCGCTGCCCTTCCTCGGCGGCGACCCGTACGACGAGACCGCGCGCACCCGGCGCCCCTACACCGGTGGCACCGTCGTCTTCGCCGTCCAGCCGTCCGTGCCCGACAACCGCGCCGACCGCGCCTACCTGCTGCGCCGCGCCGTCGAGCACGCCCGCAAGCACCCCGACCGCGAGGTCCTGGTCAAGCTGCGCAGCAAGCCGGGCGAGCACACCACGCACATCGAGGAACTGCCCTACCAGAAGCTGGCCGACCGGCACGCGGGCGCGCTGCCCAGCAACTTCCGGCTCGTCTACGGGCACATGGGCGAGGTGCTGGACGGCGCCGACCTGCTGGTGACGGTGAGTTCCACGGCCGCACTCGAATCGCTGCACCGGAACATCCCCACCGCCATCCTCACCGACCTCGGCATCCGCGAGGGCCTGGGCAACCACCACTTCCTCGGCTCGGGCTGCCTGGCCTCCTGGGACCAGCTCGATGCGGGCTACCGCCCCAAGGCCGACCCGGAGTGGGTCGAGCGGCAGGGCGTGGCCGCGGCCGACGGCGCGTACGAGCACGCCTTCGACGCCGTGCGCAACCGGCTGGAGGACCTGCTCACCGGCCCGCCGCTGCCGCCGGTCACCCCGTACTACACGGCCGTCACCGCGCCCGGCTACCTGCCGCGCATCCTGGGTCGCTACGGCTTCCAGGCCGACGGCAGCCCGCGCCCCGGCGTCAGCGTCGAGCCGCAGGACGCCTCCGGGTTCAAGCGGGTCGTCCGCAACACGATGCGCGAGGCCGCGCGCGGCGCCTACCGGCACGGCGTGCAGCGGGTGGCCCCCGTCATCCGCCGCATGGGGGAGCTGTGACGCCCGCGCCCGGCGAGCGCACCACCGCACGGGCCCAGGAGCCGACCGCGGGCCCGGCGCCCGCGACCGAGCGGGGCCACCCCACCACCGACGCCCACCCGGCCAGGCCGCCGCGGGACCGGCAGGTCACACCGGGGACGCCCCCCACCCACCCCGGCGCGCAGCGCCACGAACCACCAGGCGCGCAGCGCCACGAGTCAGGAGCCGCCATGTCCACCTCGGAGCCCGCAGGACGCGCCAGCGCGCCGGGCACAAGCACGACGGCCGAGGGCCGCGACGGCGAACGGGCCGGCGGCGGCCGGGTGCTCGCGGTGATCCCCGCGCGCGGCGGCTCCAAGGGCGTACCCGCCAAGAACCTCGCCGCCGTCGGTGGCGTGCCGCTGGTGGCCCGCGCCGTGCGCGAGTGCCGCGCCAGCCGGCTGGTCACCGACGTCGTGGTCTCCACCGACGACCCGGGCATCGCCGCCGCCGCGCGCGGCGCCGGCGCCGACGTCATCCAGCGCCCCACCGCCATCGCCGGCGACACCGCCACCAGCGAGGCGGCCGTACTGCACGCCATGGACGCGCACGAGGCCGGGCACGACGGGCCCGGCAGCACGCAGGTGGTGCTGCTCGTGCAGTGCACCAGCCCGTTCATCACCCGCGAGGACATCGACGGCGTCGTGGGCGCCATCCTCGACGGCGGCGCCGACACCGCGCTGACCGTCGCCCCCTTCCACGGCTTCGTCTGGCGCGACGCGGACGAGTCCGGTGCGGCCGGCGAGGCCGAGGCGGGCTCGGCCACGGCCGCTCCGGCGGCCGACGGGGCCAGCGGCGGCTTCGGCGTCAACCACGACAAGTCGTTCCGCCCGCGCCGCCAGGACCGGCCGCAGGACCTGCTGGAGACCGGCGCCGCCTACGGCATGCGCGCCGACGGCTTCCGCGTCCACAAGCACCGCTTCTTCGGCCACACGGCGCTGGTACGGACCGACGCCGCGCGGGTCCTGGAGATCGACGACCCGCACGACCTGGAGCGCGCCCGCGCGCTGGCCCCGCTCCTGGACGGGCCGGGGCCGAAGGCCCGCGGCGACTACCTCCCCACCCACCTGCCCACCCGCGACGACATCGACGCGGTGGTCATCGACTTCGACGGCACCCAGACGGACGACAGGGTGCTGATCGACTCCGAAGGACGCGAACTCGTCGCCGTACACCGCGGCGACGGGCTCGGTATCGCGGCGATGCGCCGAGCCGGCATCCCGCTGCTGATCCTGTCCACGGAGCAAAACCCGGTCGTCGCCGCGCGGGCCCGCAAGCTGCGGGTTCCCGTACTCCACGGCATCGACCGCAAGGACCTCGCACTGAAGCAGTGGTGCGAGGAGCAGGGCATCGCGCCCGAGCGCGTGCTCTATGTCGGCAACGACGTCAACGACCTCCCGTGCTTCGGCCTCGTCGGCTGGCCCGTGGCGGTCGCCGGTGCGCACGACGTCGTACGTGGCGCCGCACGCGCGGTCACCTCCACCCCCGGAGGAGACGGTGCGATCCGCGAGATCGCCTCGTGGATTCTTGGAAAGGAACTGTCTTCATGAGCTCCACCCGCCTCCGCACCCTCGGCGCCAAGACCGCGGGGCCCGGCCAGCCGGTCTACGTCACCGGTGAGATCGGCATCAACCACAACGGTGACCTGGAGAACGCGTTCAAGCTGATCGACGTCGCCGCCGACGCCGGCTGTGACGCGGTCAAGTTCCAGAAGCGCACCCCGGAGATCTGCACCCCGCGCGACCAGTGGGACATCGAGCGCGACACCCCCTGGGGCCGGATGACGTACATCGACTACCGGCACCGCGTCGAGTTCGGCGAGGACGAGTACCGCAAGATCGACGAGCACTGCAAGAAGCGCGGCATCGACTGGTTCGCCTCCCCGTGGGACACCGAGGCCGTCGCCTTCCTGGAGAAGTTCGACCTCCCGGCGCACAAGGTGGCCTCCGCCTCGCTGACCGATGACGAGCTGCTGCGCGCGCTGCGCGCCACCGGCCGCACGATCATCCTGTCGACGGGCATGTCCACGCCGAAGCAGATCCGGCACGCGGTCGAGGTGCTGGGCAGCGACAACATCCTGCTCTGCCACGCCACCTCCACCTACCCGGCCAAGGCCGAGGAGCTGAACCTGCGGGTCATCAACACCCTGCAGGCCGAGTACCCCAACGTGCCGATCGGCTACTCGGGCCACGAGACGGGCCTGCAGACCACGCTCGCCGCGGTCGCGCTCGGCGCCACCTTCGTGGAGCGTCACATCACCCTCGACCGCGCCATGTGGGGCTCGGACCAGGCCGCCTCCGTGGAGCCGCAGGGCCTGCAGCGCCTGGTCCGCGACATCCGCACCATCGAGGAGTCTCTCGGTGACGGCGTCAAGAAGGTGTACGAGAGCGAGCTGGGCCCGATGAAGAAGCTGCGCCGCGTCACCGGCGTCATCGCCGAGTCCGAGGAGCGCGAGCCCGCCACCGTGTGACCCGTGTCCACGGGCCGTGGGCACGCCGCGCCGCCTTCCGGGCCAGGCACCCGGCAACTCCCGTCGGCAGTGCGGCCTCGTCGCGAGGCGAGGCCGCCGAGAGCGTGAGGTAGACCTCGTGAGCTCAACCACAGGGCCGCTCGGCCCTGTTCCGGAACCGACCCCCACCGCGGGTGGGGCCGGTTCCGAACGCCGCGCCCGGGCGCTGCCCGGGCGCGGCGCGTCCCCCCAGGACGCCGCCCCGGGCAGCACGCTCGCCTTCGTGGAGAGCCCGGTGCAACTGTTGAATGTTCTGGAGTGGGCCTACGCTGACGCGCTTCGCGCGTCGGAGGGTGCCGGCGCGCTTCGCGCGTCGGGGAGCACAGACGCGCTCCGCGCGTCGGGAGATACAGACGCGCTCCGCGCCTCCGACCACACGGTCGACGCGCCGCGCGTGGCGGCCGACGACGCGGACGGCTCCGGTGCCCCGGCGGGCGCCCGGGTCGGAGGGGACACCGGTGTTGGGGCACCGGGGGACCTGACCGTCATCGTGCTGTCGCCGCACGACCCGATGACCCGTGGCCAGCTCCGTCGGATGGCGGAGCTGGCCAGGGAAGAGGGCGTGCGGGTGCGCTGGGAGGAGGCGCGGGGCGGCGCGTCCGCGCCATTCCGCACCATCAGCGGCCTGGCCTCGCTGCTGCGCGCCGCGCGGCGCATCGTCATCGGCGATCCGTTCTCGCGCTACGTGCAACTCCTGCTGACCATGACCAAGGCCCGCGACCTGATCGTCGTGGACGACGGCACCGCCACCATGGAGTTCATCTCCCAACTGACGCGCGGCGAACGCCTTGAGCGCTGGCACCGGCGCGGCAGCCGTGGCCCGCGCGACCTGGTGTTCGCGCCGGTCTCGGCGGGCGCGCGGCGCCGGTTGACGCCTGGTCAGCGCCGTCGGGTCGAGGTGTTCAGCTCGATGCCGGTCGACCCGCCGTCCGGCGTCATGGTCACCTCCAACACGTTCGCCTGGACCCGGGCCCGGTTCGGCCCGCCCAAGCTGACGGGCGGCACCGACCTGGTGGGCACCTCGCTGGTGGAGACCGGCGTGGTGGACCTGGAGCGGTACGTGGAGGCGGTCACGGCGCTGACCCGCGAGCACGGGGCCACGCGCTACTTCGCGCATCGCAAGGAGGCCACCGACAAGCTGCACCGGATCAGCGTCGAGGTGGGCCTGGAGATCGTGCGGCCCGACCTCCCGCTGGAGGTGATCGCCCGGCGCGGTCCCATAGGGCGGATGATCTTGAGTTTTCCCTCGACGGTCGTGCACACGCTGCCGCTGGCGCTCGCGGGCACCGGCATCAAGGTCGCCGTGTGTGACGTCGATCCGGCCTGGCTGACCTCGAACGCCTCGCCACGCGCCCAGGGGTTCCTGTCCGGCGTCACGGGCACCGCCCGCGACGTGCAGAGACTCCCGTACGCGCCGGCTTCGCCGAGTCAGCCGTAGCCTCGCCGCGCTTCCCGGTCCGCTCACCCTGGGTGAGCGGACCGCCGTTCGGCGGGCGAGCGTAAACAGCGTTCATACCCCACGGGGTCGCCACTCATGCGACCAGCGGCCCGATTTT includes these proteins:
- a CDS encoding N-acetylneuraminate synthase family protein, whose protein sequence is MSSTRLRTLGAKTAGPGQPVYVTGEIGINHNGDLENAFKLIDVAADAGCDAVKFQKRTPEICTPRDQWDIERDTPWGRMTYIDYRHRVEFGEDEYRKIDEHCKKRGIDWFASPWDTEAVAFLEKFDLPAHKVASASLTDDELLRALRATGRTIILSTGMSTPKQIRHAVEVLGSDNILLCHATSTYPAKAEELNLRVINTLQAEYPNVPIGYSGHETGLQTTLAAVALGATFVERHITLDRAMWGSDQAASVEPQGLQRLVRDIRTIEESLGDGVKKVYESELGPMKKLRRVTGVIAESEEREPATV
- a CDS encoding DUF6716 putative glycosyltransferase, producing MAVLADSDTRWKWGALTAHRVAPDHRLDGYLLRGRATPTARQLSEVGVRADAMREVTGIEFLHAIERERYDAVVLSCVGGGVQAMLHALGHALRDADHRPVLITGYVGVVYEKLADGLLLRNGADIVLANSRYDAERFREVYRGVGADPDVVVECALPFLGGDPYDETARTRRPYTGGTVVFAVQPSVPDNRADRAYLLRRAVEHARKHPDREVLVKLRSKPGEHTTHIEELPYQKLADRHAGALPSNFRLVYGHMGEVLDGADLLVTVSSTAALESLHRNIPTAILTDLGIREGLGNHHFLGSGCLASWDQLDAGYRPKADPEWVERQGVAAADGAYEHAFDAVRNRLEDLLTGPPLPPVTPYYTAVTAPGYLPRILGRYGFQADGSPRPGVSVEPQDASGFKRVVRNTMREAARGAYRHGVQRVAPVIRRMGEL
- a CDS encoding polysialyltransferase family glycosyltransferase, translated to MNTRNRTQIFFASTLYGAATLAAAIDADCFAEADRRLLLISNNAAIPETTPSLDEMPGFEVLRTRFDGVLSWNETISPFHPGGWSPRADDAPLWERHLRLLWGLGDDDIELVLESIQVNPALAVARLFPNAPLEVYADGLMSYGPTRNKLSPLVGTRVRRLLHLDLVPGLKPLLLTEFGVPSEIVPTDHFTKVLDEIAGVSPEVTVPDAVPGTKGPALLLGQYLSALDILTPQEEEELHVRMLRGVVRLGHREVVFKPHPTAPARWSRLLETEASTLGAELTVVDSPVLAEVLYQRTRPSLVVGCFSTALITASALYGLPVARTGTEILLERLTPYQNSNRVPVTIVDALLPNLDDHAAVQAWQAPPGDRAGKELTGLVTAVGFAMQAKIYPDLRPAAERYLSAKLNAHTWRYFKRRRLTALGLPGAVPSHLSFLPRNPTVRKVARRARAVQRQIKKRAAFG
- a CDS encoding glycosyltransferase family 2 protein; translation: MVKLSVIVPFYNVQTYAPDTLRSLRANAREDFEFILVDDCSQDGTPELLERAERDLPGAVLVRHEQNGGLATARNTGLDAARGEYLTFLDGDDWLAPGYYEQLLAAMEELGCDFVRTDHVQVTNRARSIHRVPVGLRNTVLNPRDVILPSDRSTSVDYAFAWAGMYHRRLLDDGLLHFRDGLRTAEDRPWIWKLHREAKSFAVLGMLGVFYRRGVASSLTQIGDVRQLDFIRAFDQVIEETSRDREAARFLPKAVRTYCAIISHHLGGIERFEPAVARKLRIMSAAAMKRMPQQVLNEALDAMDYDRAARLRKLRRRPVGPEVAV
- a CDS encoding acylneuraminate cytidylyltransferase, which produces MSTSEPAGRASAPGTSTTAEGRDGERAGGGRVLAVIPARGGSKGVPAKNLAAVGGVPLVARAVRECRASRLVTDVVVSTDDPGIAAAARGAGADVIQRPTAIAGDTATSEAAVLHAMDAHEAGHDGPGSTQVVLLVQCTSPFITREDIDGVVGAILDGGADTALTVAPFHGFVWRDADESGAAGEAEAGSATAAPAADGASGGFGVNHDKSFRPRRQDRPQDLLETGAAYGMRADGFRVHKHRFFGHTALVRTDAARVLEIDDPHDLERARALAPLLDGPGPKARGDYLPTHLPTRDDIDAVVIDFDGTQTDDRVLIDSEGRELVAVHRGDGLGIAAMRRAGIPLLILSTEQNPVVAARARKLRVPVLHGIDRKDLALKQWCEEQGIAPERVLYVGNDVNDLPCFGLVGWPVAVAGAHDVVRGAARAVTSTPGGDGAIREIASWILGKELSS